Proteins encoded together in one Pongo abelii isolate AG06213 chromosome 8, NHGRI_mPonAbe1-v2.0_pri, whole genome shotgun sequence window:
- the LOC100454807 gene encoding NUT family member 2D-like codes for MASNGAYPVLGPGVTVNPGTSLSVFTALPFTTPAPGPAHGLPLVTAGVPPGGPLVLSAFPSTPLVAGRDGHGPSGAGASNVFVQMGTEVGPVKAPQVQTLVLTQAPLIWQAPGTLCGGVVCPPPLLLAAAPVVPVMAPQVVGGTQAGEGGWSQGLPLPPPPPPAAQLPPIVSQGNAGPWQQGAHGEGSLASSQAKAPPDDSCNPKSVYENFRLWQHYKPLARRHLPQSPDTEALSCFLIPVLRSLARRKPTMTLEEGLWRSMREWQHTSNFDRMIFYEIAEKFLEFEAEEEMQIQKSQWMKGPQCLPPPATPRLEPRGPPAPEVVKQPVYLPSKAGPEAPTACLPPPRPQRPVTKARLPPPQPHRRAETKARLPPPRPQRPAETKVPEEIPPEVVQEYMDIMEELLGPSLGATGEPKKQREEGKVKQPREEDWTPPDPGLLSYIDKLCSQKDFVTKVEAVIHPRFLEELLSPDPQMDFLALSQELEQEEGLTLAQLVEKRLLTLKEKQHTRAAPGHSTARLDSSSSKFAAGQGAERDIPDPQQGVGMETCPPQKAARDPQGRGRAHTGMARSKDSVVLLGCQDSPGLRAAWPTSPPQDHRPTSPGLGTKDALDLPGGSPVWESHGLAQGSSEEEELPSLAFLLGSQHKLLPWWLPQSPVPASGLLSPEKWGPQGTHQSPSAQRRGLSLAPSPATKSKKRPLFGSPSPAERTPHPGPGLRVSGEQSLTWGLGEPSQSRKRKGDPLVSRKKKQHCSQ; via the exons ATGGCTTCAAATGGAG CATACCCAGTGCTGGGACCGGGCGTGACCGTGAACCCTGGCACCTCCCTGTCTGTGTTCACGGCTCTGCCCTTCACCACACCCGCTCCCGGCCCAGCACACGGGCTGCCCCTTGTGACTGCAGGGGTTCCTCCAGGTGGCCCTCTGGTgctgtctgccttccccagcacaCCTCTGGTGGCAGGACGGGATGGCCACGGCCCGAGTGGGGCCGGGGCTTCCAACGTCTTTGTCCAGATGGGGACAGAGGTGGGGCCTGTGAAAGCCCCTCAGGTGCAGACCTTGGTCCTAACTCAGGCCCCCCTCATCTGGCAGGCTCCAGGCACCCTCTGCGGAGGTGTCGTGTGTCCACCTCCCCTACTCCTGGCAGCTGCTCCTGTGGTGCCTGTTATGGCTCCCCAGGTGGTTGGGGGCACCCAGGCCGGTGAGGGAGGCTGGTCTCAGGGCCTTCctcttccaccaccaccaccaccggcTGCCCAGTTGCCCCCCATCGTGTCCCAAGGGAATGCTGGGCCATGGCAACAAGGGGCTCATGGAGAGGGCAGCCTGGCTTCCTCCCAGGCCAAGGCCCCGCCAGATGACTCCTGTAACCCCAAGAGTGTCTATGAGAACTTCCGACTCTGGCAGCACTACAAGCCCCTGGCCCGGAGGCACCTTCCCCAGAGTCCTGACACCGAAGCACTTTCGTGCTTCCTCAT CCCAGTTCTCCGATCCCTGGCCCGGCGGAAGCCCACCATGACCCTGGAGGAGGGACTGTGGCGGTCCATGCGGGAATGGCAGCACACGAGCAACTTTGACCGGATGATATTCTACGAGATAGCAGAGAA gttcctggagtttgaggctgaggaggagatgCAGATTCAGAAATCACAATGGATGAAGGGGCCCCAGTGCCTGCCTCCTCCAGCCACACCGAGGCTTGAACCTCGAGGACCCCCGGCCCCTGAGGTGGTCAAGCAGCCAG tgTACCTTCCCAGCAAGGCCGGCCCCGAGGCCCCGACTGCCTGCCTGCCACCACCCAGGCCCCAGAGGCCAGTGACCAAGGCccgcctgccaccaccccagccccaccgACGAGCAGAGACCAAGGCCCGCCTGCCACCACCCAGGCCCCAGAGGCCAGCAGAGACTAAGGTCCCTGAGGAGATCCCCCCAGAAGTGGTGCAGGAGTACATGGACATCATGGAGGAACTGCTAGGGCCTTCCCTCGGGGCCACGGGGGAGCCCAAGAAACAACGGGAAGAGGGCAAAGTGAAGCAGCCACGGGAAGAGGACTGGACGCCCCCAGACCCGGGCCTCCTGAGCTACATTGACAAGCTGTGTTCCCAGAAAGACTTCGTCACCAAG GTGGAGGCCGTCATTCACCCCCGATTCCTGGAAGAATTGCTTTCCCCAGATCCACAGATGGATTTCTTGGCCCTAAGCCAggagctggagcaggaggaaggactCACCCTTGCCCAG CTAGTGGAGAAGCGCCTCCTAACTTTGAAGGAGAAACAGCATACGAGGGCAGCCCCTGGTCATAGCACGGCCCGGTTGGACTCAAGTTCTTCTAAGTTTGCAGCTGGCCAAGGAGCAGAGAGAGACATCCCTGACCCCCAGCAAGGGGTTGGCATGGAAACCTGCCCACCCCAGAAGGCTGCCCGGGACCCTCAGGGACGAGGCAGAGCACACACTGGCATGGCCAGGTCCAAAGACTCTGTTGTGCTTTTGGGATGTCAGGATTCCCCTGGGCTGAGGGCTGCCTGGCCAACCTCTCCTCCCCAGGACCACAGACCCACCAGCCCTGGCCTGGGGACCAAGGATGCCTTGGATCTCCCTGGAGGGTCTCCTGTCTGGGAGTCACATGGGCTGGCTCAGGGATCAAGTGAGGAGGAGGAGCTCCCCAGCCTGGCCTTCCTCTTGGGTTCCCAGCACAAGCTTCTGCCCTGGTGGCTACCCCAGAGCCCTGTCCCTGCCTCGGGCCTTCTCAGCCCAGAAAAGTGGGGACCCCAGGGAACTCATCAGTCCCCATCTGCTCAGAGAAGAGGCCTCAGCCTAGCACCCTCTCCTGCCACAAAGTCCAAGAAGCGACCTCTCTTTGGAAGCCCGTCCCCTGCTGAAAGGACACCCCACCCAGGGCCTGGGCTCAGGGTCTCTGGGGAGCAATCCCTGACTTGGGGGCTGGGTGAGCCCTCACAGTCTCGAAAGAGAAAGGGTGACCCCTTGGTCTCCAGGAAGAAGAAGCAGCATTGTAGCCAGTAG